The Streptomyces durmitorensis genome contains the following window.
CGCGCACCGGGCTGCGCCCCGCAACAGAGCGCAGGGTGTGGGGCCTTACCCCCCCCACGCGTTGACGCCTGAGTACAGCTCAACCTATCGTCCGGGGCCAGGGATGAAACCTTTCAAAAGCTCAACTGCGCGACGGGAACGCATTCATGCATCGGGTCTGTTTTGTGCTCAAGGTCCGTCAGGACCGGCTCGACGAGTATCGCGAAAGGCATGCCGCCGTGTGGCCGGAAATGCTCGAGGCCCTGTCGGTGACGGGCTGGCACAACTACTCGCTGTTCGCCCGGGAGGACGGGCTCGTGGTCGGATACCTGGAGACCGAGGACTTCGCGGCCGCGCAAGCCGCGATGGCGTCCACCGACGTCAACGCCCGCTGGCAGCGGGAGATGGCGCCGTACTTCGAATCGCTGGACGGGCGCGATCCTGACGCCGCGATGGTGCCGCTCTCCGAACTCTTCCACCTGGCCTGACCGACTCCCGCTCGCCGCAACCATGGTGGAGTCGGGTATCGGGACAGCCTGAGCGCCTGGCCGCCGACATGATCGTGCCGCCCGGGTCAAGAGGACCGGGAGAGCAGGAGCAAGCTGTGCGCGGCTACGGCGATTTCACTGTCCGCCTTGTGCTCGGTCTCGTCCGAGAGGCCTCGCGCCTCAGAGGTGTCGATCCGGGTGGCCCAGCGTTCGCCGTACGTGAGGTTCGGCAGCTGGAAGACGATCGGCTCCCGGTAGCTGTTCAGCAGGAGAAGGAAGGAGGTGTCCAGCACAGGCCTGCCGTACGTGTCGGGCTCTGTGATCGCGTCGCCGTTGAGGAAGACACCGACGGCGTGGGCGTCGGGCCGCTGCCAGTCCTGCTGCGTCATCTCCTGTGCGTCCGGCCTCAACCACACCAGGTCCGGCAGAGACCGTGTTCCGTGAGTGACCGTGCCGCCGCGGAAGAAGCGGCGTCTTCGCAGCACCGGGTGCGCGGCGCGCAGTGTGATCGCCCGCTGTGTGAAGTCGAGCAGATCGTGCTGGTCCTCATCGAGATCCCAGTCGACCCAGGAGATCTCGCTGTCCTGGCAGTAGGCGTTGTTGTTGCCCAGCTGGGTACGGCCCATCTCATCGCCGTGGGCGATCATCGGAATCCCCTGCGACAGCAGGAGCGTGGCGAGGAAGTTGCGCTGCTGGCGCGCACGCAGTTCCAGGACGCCTTCATCGGTGGTCGGTCCCTCGACACCGCAGTTCCAGGACCGGTTGGCACTCTCGCCGTCGCGGTTGTTCTCGCCGTTGTCCTGGTTGTGTTTGTCGTTGTACGAGACCAGGTCGCGCAGCGTGAAGCCGTCATGTGCGGTGACGAAGTTGACGCTCGCCCGCGGACGGCGACGGTCGTGCTGATAGAGGTCGGACGACCCTGCGAGCCGAGAGGCGAACTCGGCGAGTGAGTTGTCGTCACCGCGCCAGAAGCTCCGTACCGCGTCACGGTACTTGCCGTTCCACTCCGACCAGAGGGGCGGGAAGTTGCCGACCTGGTAGCCACCCTCGCCGACGTCCCAGGGCTCGGCGATGAGTTTGACGCGGCCGACCACGGGGTCCTGCTGGACCAGGTCGAAGAAGGCCGACAGCCTGTCCACGTCGTGGAATTGCCGGGCCAGCGTGGCGGCCAGATCGAATCGGAACCCGTCCACGTGCATCTCGGTGACCCAGTAGCGCAGCGAGTCCATGACCAGTTGCAGCACATTGGGGTGTCGCATCAGCAGACTGTTGCCCGTGCCCGTGGTGTCGAAGTACCGCGCCGGATCGTCCTCCGCCAGACGGTAGTACGAGGCGTTGTCGATGCCGCGGAAGGCGAGCGTCGGGCCGTTCTCATTGCCCTCCGCTGTGTGGTTGTAGACCACGTCCAGAATCACTTCGAGCCCGGCCGTGTGCAGTTTCTTGACCATCGACTTGAATTCGGTGACCTGCCGGCCGCGCGCGCCGTGCGCCGCGTAGGCGTTGTGGGGGGCGAAGAAGCCGATGGAGGTGTACCCCCAGTAGTTGGACAGGCCCTGGTCGCGCAGAAAGCCGTCTTGCACGTACTGGTGCACCGGCATCAGTTCGACGGCGGTCACACCCAGCGAGAGGAGGTGGTCGATCACCGGCTCGGACGCCAGGCCTCCGTAGGTCCCCCGCAGTTCCTCGGGGACCCCGGGGTGGCTGCGGGTCAGACCCCGCACATGGGCCTCGTAGATCACAGTCTCGGCATAGGGACGCTTCGGCAGCACGTCACCTTCCCAGGGGAAGGAGGGATCGGTGACCACGGAGAGCATGGTGTGTGCGGCGCTGTCGGCCGGTTCGGGGCCCTGCGGGGCGTGCTCGAAGAGCGCGGGGGCGTTGTCCACCTGCCCTTCGAACGCCCTGGCGTAGGGGTCGAGGAGCAGCTTGGCGGGGTTGCACCGATGACCCGCGGCCGGGTCCCAGGGGCCGTGCACCCGGTATCCGTAGCGCTGGCCGGGGCCGACACCGGGCAGGTAGCAGTGCCAGACGAAGCCATCGACCTCGGTGAGAGGGACGCTGTCATGCGAGCCGTTCTCATGGATGAGGATGATGTCGACGCGGTCGGCGACCTCGCTGAACAGAGCGAAGTTGGTTCCTTCGCCGTCGTAGGTCGCGCCGAGGGGGAACGGGTGCCCGATCCAGCTGCGCAAGCTGTTGCCTCCGTACGGATGAGCGGGGTCTTGGATGTTCGCGCGCCCGGCGCTCATGGGCGCCGGGCGCGAGGCTTCACCCGCGGATGCCGCGGCCGTGGTGCGCTCGTTTCCCCATCCTGGGGCATGTCTCCTACGGCTGCTCGGCGTGCGAGTTCGAGGAGGCACCCACGGGGACGGGCTCCGCCGACGCGGGGGCCGAGGGCTTCGCCTCCAAGGGAGCCGCGTCCGCGGCCACGGGCAGTTCGCGCGGTTCCCGGCGACCCGGGCGCAGACTGGGCGCGGGCGGCATGGGGGCCAGGGGGGCGCCGTCGGCGGACCGGGCACGGTGCGAGAACCAGATGATCTTTCCGTTGGCCGCCGGACAGTTGCCCCAGCCGTCGCTCAGCGCGGCGATCTGCGCCAGGCGACCTTCCAGCCCGTGGTGCGGATGCGGAAGGTCGCGTTCGTTGTCGGACACGGCCGTGATGAGGTGCTGGCCGTTCCACCACATCTCGACGCTCGCGCGCTTGTCCGTCGCATGCGCCTCGATCGCGTCGAGCAGTACGCCGGCACAGTGGCTCACGGGTTCGACGAGAACACCCAGACCCCAGTGCCGCAGATGCGCGGCCAGAATGCGCCGAACCTGCGCGACCCTCTGCGGGCCGATCTCCACCTCGAGGTGGTAGTAGCAGGGAAATGCAGTCTTCATCGTTCTTGGTTCCTCTCAGCGAGGCTTCCGAACTGGTCGGCTCTGCGAGCCGCCACCCCGAACACGAAGCGTGAGAGCTGATCGCTTCTGCGTCACTTTCAGGGTGGGAGCGCTGCTCCATTCGTGCAACACGAGCAGGTCGCACCCCCGATGGAAGATCCAACAGGACGCTACGTGCGCGTGTGTGCACTATGGGTCATGTAGTGCGTCCGGCACTCACATCGGTTCGTCGACCCGCTCTCCGGCACCAGCCAGGTGCTCTGCGGGCATTCGGGGAGAACGAGATGGTGACAGGGTGATGCTGCTGCCTGCCAAAGCCGAGGTCGCGAGGCACCTGGAGCACTACCGGGCCTGGGAGCGGCTGTTGCTGGCCGATCCCGCCGACCTGGGTGTGCGCGAGCAGTTCGACAACGCGGGTTACACGCTGTGCGTCCTGGTGGGAGAGCGCACGGCGCGGCTCGCCGCTGACACCGCCGAGCGCTACCTGGGCCGGAGCGGGGCAAAGGAGAGAGCGATGACCCGGAGTCCCAGGACGAGCCCGGCCTGTTCGATCCCTCCTGTTCCGTCGAGCAACCCGGACCCGAAAGACGCCCCGGTCTCGTTCACCGTGCCCGTTCTGGACGTCGGCCCGATCGTCGACTGTGGCCGTCGTCCCGCGAAGGCGGTGCCGGGGGAGACCTTCCAAGTGACGGCCACCGTATTCGGTGAAGGCGACCAGCCGGTCCGTGCAGTCGTCGTGCTGCTGGGTCCCGACGGCCGGGCCCGGTCGCGTGCGCCCATGCGCGAGTTGGCCCCGGGCACTGATCGCTGGGGTGCGGACGTGACACCGGACGCCGAGGGGCGCTGGACGTACGCCGTGGAAGCCTGGGCCGACCCGGTGGCCGGATGGCGTCGTTCCGCCGAGATCAAGGTCCCGGCCGGTATCGACACTCAAGTGACCCTCGAAGAGGGTGCGTTGTTGTACGAGCGGGCCGCGGACGCAGTGCCGGGCACCGCGGAGCGCCAGGCCCTGCTCGACGCCGCGGAGACCCTGCGGGACGAGCTGCAGTCGCCGGCTGCCCGCCTGGAGGCCGCGTTCGCTCCTCGGGTGGAGGAGGTTCTCTCGCGTCACCCCCTGCGTGAGCGCGTCACCCGCTCGCAGGCCTTGCCGCTGCTGGTGGAGCGGAGCCGCGCCCTGTTCGGGTCCTGGTACGAGTTCTTCCCGCGTTCGGAGGGCGCCGTCGTCCGCGAGGGCGCCGCGCCGGTCTCGGGCACGTTTCGCACCGCCGCCGAGCGGCTGCCTGCCGTCGCCGCGATGGGCTTCGACGTCGTCTATCTGCCGCCGATCCATCCGATCGGGAGCACGTTCCGCAAGGGTCCGAACAACTCCCTGTCCTCCGGCCCACAGGACGTCGGGGTGCCCTGGGCGATCGGCTCCCCCGAGGGCGGCCACGACGCAGTGCACCCGGACCTCGGCACGCTGGAGGACTTCGACGCCTTCGTGCGCCGCGCCGCCGCCCTGGACCTGGAAGTCGCCCTGGACTTCGCGCTCCAGTGCTCGCCGGACCACCCGTGGGTGGACAAGCACCCGGAGTGGTTCCGCCACCGGGCGGACGGCACCATCGCGTATGCCGAGAACCCGCCGAAGAAGTACCAGGACATCTATCCGATCGTCTTCGACGCGGATCTTTCAGGGCTGGTCGAGGAGGCGGTGCGGCTGCTGCGGTTCTGGATGGGCCACGGAGTACGCATCTTCCGCGTCGACAATCCCCACACCAAGCCCGTCGTGTTCTGGGAGCAGGTGATCGCCCGGATCAACGCATCCGACCCGGACGTCATCTTCCTCGCGGAGGCCTTTACGCGCCCCGCGGTCATGCGGGCCCTGGCCCAGGCAGGCTTCCAGCAGTCGTACACGTACTTCACCTGGCGGAACTCCAAGCAGGAACTGACCGAGTGCCTGACCGATCTCAGTGTGGAGAGCGCCGCGTACCTGCGCCCCAACCTGTTCGCGAACACGCCGGACATCCTGCCCGCATACCTTCAGGAGGGCGGCCGCCCGGCGTTCGAGGTGCGGGCGATCCTTGCCGCCACCCTCTCGCCGAGCTGGGGCATCTACGCGGGGTACGAGCTGTGCGAGAACGAGGCGGTCGACGCGGGCAGCGAGGAGTACCTGCACTCCGAGAAGTACGAACTGCGCCCGCGTGACTGGGAGTCAGCCGAGCATGACGGCCGCTCCATCGCGCCCCTGGTCACCACGCTCAACGGAGTGCGGCGGCGCCACCGCGCACTGCAGTCACTCAGGAATCTCCGCTTCCATCGGGTCGACAACGACGCTCTCATCGCCTACAGCAAGCGCGATGGCCGGGACTGGGTTGTGGTGGTCGCCAACCTCGACCCTGATCACGCCCAGGAGGGCACGGTCTCGTTGGACATGCCGGAACTCGGCCTCCACTGGCACGAGACCGTGCCGGTACGTGACGAGCTCACCGGCGACACCTACCACTGGGGCAAGGCCAATTACGTACGCCTTGAGCCGGGCGGTGCGCACGTGCTGGTCGCGGCGGTGCCCGGCGGCCGTTCCTCGGGCGGGCTGGGCGGACCCGAAGGCCTGGACGAAGCACCGTTGATCGGAGGGTCACCCACACCATGATCATCAACGAGCCCGTCCAGGACACATTCGAGGACACGCCCGCCAAGGACCGCGACCCCGAGTGGTTCAAGCGTGCCGTGTTCTACGAAGTCCTGGTGCGGTCCTTCCAGGACAGCAACGGCGACGGCATCGGCGACCTCAAGGGCATCACCGCCAAGCTGGACTATCTGCAGTGGCTGGGCGTGGACTGCCTGTGGCTGCCGCCGTTCTTCAAGTCACCGCTGCGCGACGGCGGTTACGACGTGTCGGACTACACCGCGGTCCTGCCCGAGTTCGGCGACCTCGCCGACTTCGTGGAGTTCGTGGACTCCGCCCACCAGCGCGGCATGCGCGTGATCATCGACTTCGTGATGAACCACACCAGCGATCAGCACCCGTGGTTCAAGGAGTCCCGCAGCGACCCCCAGGGGCCCTACGGCGACTACTACGTCTGGGCGGACGACGACAAGCAGTACCAGGACGCCCGCATCATCTTCGTCGACACCGAGGCCTCCAACTGGACCTTCGATCCGGTGCGCAAGCAGTACTTCTGGCACCGCTTCTTCTCCCACCAGCCCGACCTCAACTACGAGAACCCGGCCGTCCAGGAGGAGATCATCTCGGCCCTGCGGTTCTGGCTCGACCTGGGCATCGACGGCTTCCGCCTGGACGCCGTGCCCTACCTCTTCGCCGAGGAGGGCACCAACTGCGAGAACCTGCCCCGCTCGCACGGCCTGCTCAAGCGCGTCCGGGCCGAGATCGACGCCCACTACCCCGACACCGTGCTGCTGGCCGAGGCCAACCAGTGGCCCGAGGACGTCGTCGACTACTTCGGCGACTTCAAGGACGGCGGCGACGAATGCCACATGGCCTTCCACTTCCCCGTCATGCCGCGCATCTTCATGGCCGTGCGCCGCGAGTCGCGCTATCCGGTCTCCGAGATCCTCGCCAAGACCCCGGCCATCCCCTCCGGCTGCCAGTGGGGCATCTTCCTGCGCAACCACGACGAGCTCACCCTCGAAATGGTCACCGACGAAGAGCGCGACTACATGTACGCGGAATACGCCAAGGACCCGCGGATGCGCGCCAACATCGGCATCCGGCGGCGCCTGGCCACCCTCCTGGACAACGACCGCAACCAGATCGAGCTGTTCACCGCCCTGCTCCTGTCGCTGCCCGGATCGCCGATCCTGTACTACGGCGACGAGATCGGCATGGGCGACAACATCTGGCTCGGTGACCGCGACGCGGTGCGCACCCCGATGCAGTGGACGCCCGATCGCAACGCGGGCTTCTCCTCCTGCGACCCGGGACGGCTCTACCTCCCCACGATCATGGATCCGGTCTACGGATACCAGGTCACCAACGTCGAGGCGTCCATGTCCTCACCGTCATCGCTGCTGCACTGGACCCGCCGGATGATCGAGATCCGCAAGCAGAACCCGGCGTTCGGACTCGGCTCGTACACGGAACTGCCGTCGTCGAACCCGGCGGTGATCGCCTTCCTGCGCGAGGCCCCTCCATCGGAGGAAGGAGGGGACGACCTCGTGCTGTGCGTGCACAACTTCTCCAGGTTCGCGCAGCCCACCGAACTGGATCTGCAGACCTTCAACGGCCGCCACCCGGTGGAGCTGATCGGTGGTGTGCGCTTCCCGGCCATCGGCGAGCTGCCCTATCTGCTGACTCTGGCAGGACATGGCTTCTACTGGTTCCGCCTGACGAACCAGCCACAGCCCCCGGCCGCACCCATGGTGCACCTCTGAAGGGACGTGTCTCATGCTGAAGACGGCATCGCAGTCGCCGAGCAGCCTCAGCCCTCCCCAGGTGCTCACCTCGCTGGCCGCGCTCCTTCGCGAGTGGCTGCCGAAGCAGAGGTGGTTCGCGGGCAAGGGCAGGCCGGTGACGGACCTGGAAGTGCTGTCGACGACAGCACTGCACCCGGGGTGCCTGCATCTGCTGATCCGCACGGGCCACTCCGGGCAGCCCGATGACTGCTACCAACTGATCCTCGGAGTCCGGGAGAACCTGCCGCTCCGGCTCCAGCACGCGTTCATCGGCCGACCGGACGCGGGACCGCTGGCCGGACTCACTGTGTATGACGCCCTGCTGGACCCGCGGTCGGCGACGCTGCTCCTGGAACGCCTGAGGACGCCCGGCGCCATGGGACCCCTGCGCTTCGAACGGGACGCGCAGACCGTGGTGCCGGAGGGGCTCGAGCCCAGGCTGCTCGAAGGAGAGCAGTCCAACACCTCCCTGGTGTACGGGGATTCCTACATCCTGAAGCTGTTCCGCCGTGTCCATCAGGGCATCAACCCGGACCTGGAAGTGCCGCGGGCGCTGGCTCGTGGCGGCTGTGCCCGAGTGCCCGCGGCCGTGGCCTGGTTCTGGACCACCGAGCCACGCAAGATGACTCTCGGAGTGCTCCAGCCCTTCCTGCGTGAGGCGACGGACGGCTGGACGCTCGCACTCCAATCCCTCGCCGCGGGCGAGGACTTCAGCGACGAGGCGTACGAACTGGGCAGAGCCACCGCCGAAGTGCACCTGGCGCTGACCCGGGCGTTCGGGGTGGAGCCGCTGGACCCGCACGGCGGCGTACGGCTTGCCGCCGCCATGACGAGCCGTCTGGAGAGCGCCGCCGATCAGGTGGCGGATCTCGTTCCGTACGTGTCTCGTCTGAAGTCGGCCTACGGAGCGGTCGCCGCACGCGGTACGGGCCGCCAGGCCCAGCGGATCCACGGCGACCTGCACCTCGGCCAGGTGCTCCGGGCCAACGACCGCTGGTTCGTCATCGACTTCGAGGGCGAACCGGCCCGGCCGCTGGCCGAGCGTCGGCACCCGCAGGCCCCCGTTCGCGATGTGGCGGGCATGCTGCGCTCCTTCGACTACGCGGCCTACACCCGGCGGCCTCGGCGCGCCCAATGGGTGGAGCGATGCCGGGAGGCCTACTGCGCCGGCTACGCGGCGGAATCCCCGTGGGATCCGCGTGCGGACGCCGAACTCCTGCGTGCGTATGAGACGGACCGGGCGGTGTACGAAGCGCTGTACGAGACCCGGCACCGTCCCGACTGGCTGCCCGTCCCGATGGCGGCCATCGCCCGCCTCGCAGAGGAGAGTTGAGACCGTGGACACCACCGAGACGTCCGCTGCTCGCCCCTTGACTGTCCTGCGCACCTCTCCTGCCCCCACTTCCCACGCCGCTGCTCCGACCGTCGCCGCAGGCCACGCCCGCGTTCCCGAGGTCCCACTCGACGCACAGGACAGGCAGCGCCTCCTGTCGGGCACTCATCACGACCCGCATGCCGTGCTCGGCGCACACCCGGTGCCCGGAGGCGTGGCCTTTGTGGTCCTGCGCCCGTATGCCCAAGCGGTGACACTCCTCACCGGTGGGCGAAGCGTGGCCCTGCACGACATGGGCGACGGCTTCTTCTCCGTTGTTCTGCCGCTGGACGCGACGCCGGCGTACCGGCTGCGCGCGACCTACGACGGCCGCGACGGCGAGCACGAGGACCCCTACCGCTTCCTTCCTGCACTGGCGGAATTCGATCTGCACCTCATCGGCGAGGGCCGGCACGAGGAGCTGTGGAAGGCGCTGGGAGCACACCCGATGACTCATCAGGGCGTGCTGGGCACCCGGTTCACGGTGTGGGCGCCCCATGCGAGTGGGGTCAGGGTCTGCGGGGATTTCTGCCACTGGGACGGAGCCGCGTACCCCATGCGCTCACTGGGCTCGACCGGCGTGTGGGAGCTGTTCGTTCCCGGCATCGGCGAGGGGGCCCTCTACAAGTTCGACATCACCCGCCCTGACGGCACTCATACCGTGCGCGCGGACCCGATGGCCCGCCGTGCGGAGGTGCCACCGGCGACCGCCTCCGTCGTGACCCGCTCGGCCCATGTGTGGGAGGACGCGGAGTGGATGGCGCACCGTGCGGACCGCCCCGTCCATCAGGCACCCTTCTCCGTCTACGAGGTCCATCTGGAGTCCTGGAGGCCCGGCCTCTCCTACCGCCAACTCGCCGACCAGCTCACGGACTACGTCACGGATGCGGGATTCACCCACGTGGAACTGCTCCCCGTCGCGGAGTATCCCTTCAGCGGGTCCTGGGGCTATCAGGTCACCGGCTTCTACGCGCCGACGTCACGCCTCGGCACGCCCGACGACTTCAAGTACCTCGTCGACACCCTGCACCAGGCGGGCATCGGAGTGATCCTCGACTGGGTTCCCGCGCATTTCCCCAAGGACGACTGGGCCCTGGCGACCTTCGACGGGGAGCACCTGTACGAACCGGCGGACCCCCGACGTGCCGAACACCCCGACTGGGGCACCCTGACCTTCGACTACGGCCGTAAAGAGGTCCGCAACTTCCTTGTCGCCAACGCCACGTACTGGTGCGAGGAGTTCCACGTCGACGGCCTGCGCGTCGACGCCGTCGCCTCGATGCTCTACCTCGACTACTCACGTGAAGAGGGGCAGTGGTCACCCAACGAGTCGGGCGGCCGGGAGAATCTCGACGCGGTGGCTTTCCTGCAGGAAATGAACGCGACGCTCTACCGGCGCTGCCCTGG
Protein-coding sequences here:
- the glgB gene encoding 1,4-alpha-glucan branching enzyme — its product is MRRTGRCTKRCTRPGTVPTGCPSRWRPSPASQRRVETVDTTETSAARPLTVLRTSPAPTSHAAAPTVAAGHARVPEVPLDAQDRQRLLSGTHHDPHAVLGAHPVPGGVAFVVLRPYAQAVTLLTGGRSVALHDMGDGFFSVVLPLDATPAYRLRATYDGRDGEHEDPYRFLPALAEFDLHLIGEGRHEELWKALGAHPMTHQGVLGTRFTVWAPHASGVRVCGDFCHWDGAAYPMRSLGSTGVWELFVPGIGEGALYKFDITRPDGTHTVRADPMARRAEVPPATASVVTRSAHVWEDAEWMAHRADRPVHQAPFSVYEVHLESWRPGLSYRQLADQLTDYVTDAGFTHVELLPVAEYPFSGSWGYQVTGFYAPTSRLGTPDDFKYLVDTLHQAGIGVILDWVPAHFPKDDWALATFDGEHLYEPADPRRAEHPDWGTLTFDYGRKEVRNFLVANATYWCEEFHVDGLRVDAVASMLYLDYSREEGQWSPNESGGRENLDAVAFLQEMNATLYRRCPGVVTIAEESTAWDGVTRATHDTGPGGLGGLGFGMKWNMGWSHDSLEYIKRDPVHRVYHHGEMTFSMVYAYSENYVLPVSHDEVVHGKQALVSKVPGDWWQRRANHRAYLGFMWAHPGKQLLFMGQEFAQGAEWSQERGLDWGLLDPAYPAEPDHRGVLDLVRDLNDEYRATPALWERDTEPAGFSWITADAAEDNVLAFLRFAADGTPLLAACNFSPVVRRDYPLGVPDSVTVWREILNTDLACYGGGDAGNRGPLKPDPEAAHGHPASLRVTLPPLATVWLRPE
- a CDS encoding pep a2; the encoded protein is MKTAFPCYYHLEVEIGPQRVAQVRRILAAHLRHWGLGVLVEPVSHCAGVLLDAIEAHATDKRASVEMWWNGQHLITAVSDNERDLPHPHHGLEGRLAQIAALSDGWGNCPAANGKIIWFSHRARSADGAPLAPMPPAPSLRPGRREPRELPVAADAAPLEAKPSAPASAEPVPVGASSNSHAEQP
- the treS gene encoding maltose alpha-D-glucosyltransferase; this encodes MIINEPVQDTFEDTPAKDRDPEWFKRAVFYEVLVRSFQDSNGDGIGDLKGITAKLDYLQWLGVDCLWLPPFFKSPLRDGGYDVSDYTAVLPEFGDLADFVEFVDSAHQRGMRVIIDFVMNHTSDQHPWFKESRSDPQGPYGDYYVWADDDKQYQDARIIFVDTEASNWTFDPVRKQYFWHRFFSHQPDLNYENPAVQEEIISALRFWLDLGIDGFRLDAVPYLFAEEGTNCENLPRSHGLLKRVRAEIDAHYPDTVLLAEANQWPEDVVDYFGDFKDGGDECHMAFHFPVMPRIFMAVRRESRYPVSEILAKTPAIPSGCQWGIFLRNHDELTLEMVTDEERDYMYAEYAKDPRMRANIGIRRRLATLLDNDRNQIELFTALLLSLPGSPILYYGDEIGMGDNIWLGDRDAVRTPMQWTPDRNAGFSSCDPGRLYLPTIMDPVYGYQVTNVEASMSSPSSLLHWTRRMIEIRKQNPAFGLGSYTELPSSNPAVIAFLREAPPSEEGGDDLVLCVHNFSRFAQPTELDLQTFNGRHPVELIGGVRFPAIGELPYLLTLAGHGFYWFRLTNQPQPPAAPMVHL
- a CDS encoding maltokinase N-terminal cap-like domain-containing protein, producing MLKTASQSPSSLSPPQVLTSLAALLREWLPKQRWFAGKGRPVTDLEVLSTTALHPGCLHLLIRTGHSGQPDDCYQLILGVRENLPLRLQHAFIGRPDAGPLAGLTVYDALLDPRSATLLLERLRTPGAMGPLRFERDAQTVVPEGLEPRLLEGEQSNTSLVYGDSYILKLFRRVHQGINPDLEVPRALARGGCARVPAAVAWFWTTEPRKMTLGVLQPFLREATDGWTLALQSLAAGEDFSDEAYELGRATAEVHLALTRAFGVEPLDPHGGVRLAAAMTSRLESAADQVADLVPYVSRLKSAYGAVAARGTGRQAQRIHGDLHLGQVLRANDRWFVIDFEGEPARPLAERRHPQAPVRDVAGMLRSFDYAAYTRRPRRAQWVERCREAYCAGYAAESPWDPRADAELLRAYETDRAVYEALYETRHRPDWLPVPMAAIARLAEES
- a CDS encoding maltotransferase domain-containing protein, with product MLLPAKAEVARHLEHYRAWERLLLADPADLGVREQFDNAGYTLCVLVGERTARLAADTAERYLGRSGAKERAMTRSPRTSPACSIPPVPSSNPDPKDAPVSFTVPVLDVGPIVDCGRRPAKAVPGETFQVTATVFGEGDQPVRAVVVLLGPDGRARSRAPMRELAPGTDRWGADVTPDAEGRWTYAVEAWADPVAGWRRSAEIKVPAGIDTQVTLEEGALLYERAADAVPGTAERQALLDAAETLRDELQSPAARLEAAFAPRVEEVLSRHPLRERVTRSQALPLLVERSRALFGSWYEFFPRSEGAVVREGAAPVSGTFRTAAERLPAVAAMGFDVVYLPPIHPIGSTFRKGPNNSLSSGPQDVGVPWAIGSPEGGHDAVHPDLGTLEDFDAFVRRAAALDLEVALDFALQCSPDHPWVDKHPEWFRHRADGTIAYAENPPKKYQDIYPIVFDADLSGLVEEAVRLLRFWMGHGVRIFRVDNPHTKPVVFWEQVIARINASDPDVIFLAEAFTRPAVMRALAQAGFQQSYTYFTWRNSKQELTECLTDLSVESAAYLRPNLFANTPDILPAYLQEGGRPAFEVRAILAATLSPSWGIYAGYELCENEAVDAGSEEYLHSEKYELRPRDWESAEHDGRSIAPLVTTLNGVRRRHRALQSLRNLRFHRVDNDALIAYSKRDGRDWVVVVANLDPDHAQEGTVSLDMPELGLHWHETVPVRDELTGDTYHWGKANYVRLEPGGAHVLVAAVPGGRSSGGLGGPEGLDEAPLIGGSPTP
- a CDS encoding L-rhamnose mutarotase, whose amino-acid sequence is MHRVCFVLKVRQDRLDEYRERHAAVWPEMLEALSVTGWHNYSLFAREDGLVVGYLETEDFAAAQAAMASTDVNARWQREMAPYFESLDGRDPDAAMVPLSELFHLA
- the glgX gene encoding glycogen debranching protein GlgX, coding for MRSWIGHPFPLGATYDGEGTNFALFSEVADRVDIILIHENGSHDSVPLTEVDGFVWHCYLPGVGPGQRYGYRVHGPWDPAAGHRCNPAKLLLDPYARAFEGQVDNAPALFEHAPQGPEPADSAAHTMLSVVTDPSFPWEGDVLPKRPYAETVIYEAHVRGLTRSHPGVPEELRGTYGGLASEPVIDHLLSLGVTAVELMPVHQYVQDGFLRDQGLSNYWGYTSIGFFAPHNAYAAHGARGRQVTEFKSMVKKLHTAGLEVILDVVYNHTAEGNENGPTLAFRGIDNASYYRLAEDDPARYFDTTGTGNSLLMRHPNVLQLVMDSLRYWVTEMHVDGFRFDLAATLARQFHDVDRLSAFFDLVQQDPVVGRVKLIAEPWDVGEGGYQVGNFPPLWSEWNGKYRDAVRSFWRGDDNSLAEFASRLAGSSDLYQHDRRRPRASVNFVTAHDGFTLRDLVSYNDKHNQDNGENNRDGESANRSWNCGVEGPTTDEGVLELRARQQRNFLATLLLSQGIPMIAHGDEMGRTQLGNNNAYCQDSEISWVDWDLDEDQHDLLDFTQRAITLRAAHPVLRRRRFFRGGTVTHGTRSLPDLVWLRPDAQEMTQQDWQRPDAHAVGVFLNGDAITEPDTYGRPVLDTSFLLLLNSYREPIVFQLPNLTYGERWATRIDTSEARGLSDETEHKADSEIAVAAHSLLLLSRSS